The following are from one region of the Heterodontus francisci isolate sHetFra1 chromosome 34, sHetFra1.hap1, whole genome shotgun sequence genome:
- the LOC137348866 gene encoding probable G-protein coupled receptor 139 — translation MHVSPTDLVFSIYYPVLAAIGVPANLAVIVILSRGRCGLSKCITSYLVSMAVTDLLVMITAVILNRIAGIYFPFSFLSITPVCSLRIALNYAIVDCSVWLTVAFTFDRFLAICCQKLKIKYCTEKTAARVIGILALVSCLKYTFLYFIYKPLYIINNIPWFCRIKSIFYTSPAWVAYQWIHHILTPYLPFILILLLNALTVRHILMASKVRRRLRAHSNGEKQSDPEMESRRKSIVLLFCISGSFILLYLPFLINFLYIRIANISYFSGSNFNESNFILQESGYMLQLLCSCVNPFIYAGTQSKFREELKNGVKYPLSLIVNLLK, via the exons ATGCACGTATCACCAACAGACCTGGTGTTTTCCATTTACTATCCTGTCCTTGCAGCTATCGGGGTTCCAG ctaacttggcagtgattgtgatcctgtcccgaggaagatgcggtctctccaaatgtatcacttcctATCTGGTGTCGATGGCAGTAacggatctcctggtcatgatCACCGCTGTGATATTAAACCGAATTGCTGGCATTTATTTCCCTTTCAGTTTCCTGTCCATCACACCGGTGTGCAGTCTCCGTATTGCCCTAAATTATGCGAtcgtagactgttctgtctggttaacagtcgctttcacctttgatcgatttttggccatttgttgccagaaactgaagaTAAAATACTGTACTGAGAAAACGGCAGCACGGGTTATAGGAATACTGGCTTTAGTGAGCTGTTTAAAATATACTTTCctgtattttatatataaacctttGTATATAATTAACAATATACCCTGGTTCTGCAGAATAAAATCAATATTCTATACGTCACCTGCATGGGTCGCATATCAGTGGATTCACCACATTTTAACCCCTTATCTCCCATTCATTCtaattttactgctcaatgctctgaccgtcAGACATATCCTCAtggccagtaaagtccgcaggagactccgagcccacagcaatggagagaaacagagtgacccgGAGATGGAAAGCCGGAGGAAGTCCATTGTTTTGCTCTTCTGCATCTCGGGTAGTTTTATCCTGTTATATTTGCCATTTCTTATAAATTTCCTTTATATCCGAATTGCGAACATTAGTTATTTTTCTGGTTCCAATTTCAATGAATCAAATTTTATTCTGCAGGAAAGTGGCTATATGCTTCAGCTTTTGTGTTCTTGTGTCAAtccatttatttatgcagggacccagagtaaattcagagaggagttaaagaatggagtgaaatatccactgagtctAATTGTTAATTTGTTGAAATGA